In one window of Palaeococcus ferrophilus DSM 13482 DNA:
- the cas6 gene encoding CRISPR-associated endoribonuclease Cas6 has translation MRFLIRLHPENEPFRIPFNHQHYLQGLIYRRIQRVNPDLSLRLHRPKVPKLFTYSLFMAERRKLAENKSSLLGYGKGFFYFSTAVPEIAEAFIGGLLQNPEVELWGERFTVEEVRALAEPERLSGRKFVTLSPIVVRTMKKTPWGTLTHHYLSPNEPKFYMNLKKNLMRKFFQLTNREPPEDFRIEILQSKPKKFTIKTIGAKKSEVIGYHLVFRAFGSEDLLRIGYQAGFGINNSIGFGMVKVDGRRGT, from the coding sequence TTGAGATTCCTAATAAGACTCCACCCGGAGAATGAACCCTTCCGGATACCCTTCAACCACCAGCACTACCTTCAGGGATTGATATACCGCCGCATTCAACGCGTTAACCCAGATCTGAGCCTGAGGCTTCATCGCCCAAAGGTTCCAAAGCTCTTCACCTACTCGCTCTTCATGGCGGAGAGGAGAAAGCTTGCCGAAAATAAGAGCTCCCTGCTCGGCTACGGAAAGGGCTTTTTCTACTTCTCCACCGCCGTTCCCGAGATCGCGGAAGCTTTCATCGGAGGGCTCCTTCAGAACCCGGAGGTCGAGCTGTGGGGGGAGAGGTTCACCGTTGAAGAGGTCAGGGCTCTGGCCGAGCCCGAGAGGCTGAGCGGGAGGAAGTTCGTGACGCTGTCTCCTATTGTGGTTAGAACTATGAAAAAAACTCCCTGGGGCACATTAACACATCACTATTTGTCCCCTAATGAGCCAAAGTTCTACATGAATCTAAAGAAGAACTTAATGCGGAAGTTTTTCCAGCTCACTAATAGAGAGCCTCCTGAAGACTTCAGAATAGAAATCCTTCAAAGTAAACCGAAGAAGTTCACTATAAAGACTATAGGAGCAAAAAAGTCCGAGGTAATCGGATATCATCTAGTGTTTAGGGCCTTCGGAAGTGAAGACTTACTCAGAATTGGGTATCAGGCGGGCTTTGGGATTAACAACTCTATTGGCTTTGGGATGGTGAAGGTTGATGGGCGGAGAGGAACTTAG
- the cas5b gene encoding type I-B CRISPR-associated protein Cas5b: MREKTLFIELFQPFAQYRNPFTFYYGQTYPLPPKSTIIGMLQNALNDWYGQGERVKKWWSLKVSIHGGFESIFWNYQQLIKGTKTGISLVRFRGRPTLWNQDRPLYGFPLTSQRSPVIQQELFNGWLYILIKGEEGFLNKIKDALEKPGKVLSLGRSEDVVFIRKTRFVREGEIKHSNAREIGIIYPTYVYVKDPEKILARQEYPVYYIPVRVIFRNNGKPVRRKAEINEKTFRDVEFRPVIHVGPWKYLELEKKVPFEEYRLNDMILRIPAGEEHKEGVSGWL; encoded by the coding sequence ATGAGAGAGAAAACATTGTTCATAGAACTCTTTCAGCCCTTCGCTCAGTACCGCAATCCATTTACCTTTTACTATGGCCAAACTTACCCATTACCACCGAAGTCAACGATAATCGGGATGCTCCAGAACGCGCTCAACGACTGGTATGGTCAGGGAGAGAGGGTAAAGAAATGGTGGTCGCTGAAGGTCAGCATTCACGGTGGTTTCGAGAGCATCTTCTGGAACTATCAACAGTTAATAAAAGGCACGAAGACAGGCATTTCCCTAGTCCGCTTTAGAGGGCGGCCAACATTATGGAACCAAGACCGTCCGCTTTACGGATTTCCCCTCACTTCCCAAAGAAGCCCAGTCATCCAACAAGAATTATTCAACGGATGGCTTTACATCCTGATCAAGGGGGAGGAAGGCTTCCTCAACAAGATCAAAGATGCCTTAGAGAAGCCAGGGAAGGTTCTCTCTCTCGGCAGGAGCGAGGATGTAGTCTTTATAAGGAAAACTCGCTTCGTTCGGGAAGGAGAGATAAAACATAGCAATGCTAGAGAAATCGGCATTATATATCCCACCTACGTCTATGTCAAAGATCCAGAAAAAATACTGGCAAGACAGGAGTATCCAGTCTACTACATTCCAGTTAGGGTTATCTTCAGGAACAATGGAAAACCTGTCAGACGCAAAGCGGAGATAAATGAGAAAACCTTCAGGGACGTTGAGTTTAGGCCCGTAATCCATGTTGGTCCTTGGAAATATCTAGAGCTCGAGAAAAAGGTTCCCTTTGAAGAGTACAGATTGAATGACATGATTTTAAGAATTCCCGCTGGAGAGGAACATAAAGAGGGAGTTAGTGGGTGGTTGTGA
- the cas4 gene encoding CRISPR-associated protein Cas4, translating to MGGTEINYLFICPTKLWYFSKGITMEQESEWVDLGRFLHERRYGNEEKEVQIGSIKIDFIRKKDYIEVHEVKLGKSMEKAHEMQALYYLYYLKRLGIEAKAVLHYPKLNETKVITLDGREEEVEGAIWEVQRIKSLLAPPEPVKSKKCRKCAYYELCWV from the coding sequence ATCGGCGGCACCGAAATCAACTACCTCTTCATATGCCCGACGAAGCTCTGGTACTTCTCTAAGGGCATCACCATGGAGCAGGAGAGTGAGTGGGTTGACCTCGGGAGGTTCCTCCACGAGCGGAGGTATGGGAACGAGGAAAAGGAAGTCCAGATCGGCAGTATAAAGATAGACTTCATCAGGAAAAAGGACTATATAGAAGTCCACGAGGTCAAGCTCGGCAAGAGCATGGAGAAGGCCCACGAGATGCAGGCGCTTTACTACCTTTACTACCTCAAGAGGCTGGGCATCGAAGCCAAAGCAGTTCTCCACTATCCAAAGCTCAACGAGACGAAGGTGATAACCCTCGATGGCAGGGAGGAAGAAGTAGAGGGGGCAATTTGGGAAGTTCAGCGGATAAAATCACTCCTGGCTCCACCCGAACCGGTAAAATCAAAGAAGTGCAGAAAGTGCGCCTACTACGAGCTGTGCTGGGTTTGA
- the cas7i gene encoding type I-B CRISPR-associated protein Cas7/Cst2/DevR — MGRFLVMDVVFYGSSLNYDQGSGNYQELKKITRWDGRQYTLVSKYALRYSMLNDSGIFGENEIAPGNVFIKDTGEKSKGDVFNPKPDVLFSGEILKYPEFDLFGYLVTKSEPTQSRTAPVRISHAVSMTPFYYDSHFNGNHWIAQRALRAGLTTKLEPNLFTVEEHYSYYIYTIVVDVDNVGRFSVFTTKIDDVKTVLDNLTAEGENAKKVGEYRTLLESNNKGKKKGKKESAPANSLTLSSKEGKLGIAEVKLEKLRILPIVDPTGNNKEVKLYEIQFDLSEEARKERILKLVRAVLNLKRNIKGRLEDLSPKLLILGIYKNELYDTFKDRIQLLGEFEEEEYIEVEEKDGKTTKRVKRITAGENGTEEYIEEIVESNSEVSNEKSVRVRRKRSVSRKRTAVFEINGTNGNIKKVESKEDIACYIEKLLFTASKDCEKDNENRGDNDSTIPKILIFRDPSIEVRLK, encoded by the coding sequence ATGGGAAGGTTTTTGGTTATGGATGTGGTATTTTATGGGAGCTCTCTCAACTACGACCAGGGAAGCGGAAACTACCAAGAGCTCAAGAAGATAACCCGCTGGGACGGGAGACAGTACACATTGGTGAGCAAATACGCCCTTAGATACAGTATGCTCAATGACAGCGGAATCTTTGGGGAAAACGAGATTGCACCGGGGAATGTTTTCATAAAAGACACGGGCGAGAAAAGTAAGGGAGATGTTTTCAACCCCAAGCCCGACGTCCTGTTCAGCGGGGAGATACTCAAGTATCCTGAGTTCGACCTCTTCGGGTACCTCGTTACAAAGTCAGAGCCAACTCAGTCGAGAACTGCCCCAGTCAGGATAAGCCACGCAGTTTCGATGACACCGTTTTACTATGACTCCCACTTCAACGGGAACCACTGGATAGCCCAGAGGGCCCTAAGAGCTGGTCTCACTACGAAGCTTGAGCCAAACTTATTCACGGTTGAGGAGCATTATTCCTATTACATTTACACCATCGTCGTTGACGTTGATAACGTGGGAAGGTTCTCAGTGTTTACGACGAAAATAGACGACGTTAAGACGGTCCTTGATAACCTAACGGCCGAGGGCGAAAATGCAAAGAAGGTTGGAGAGTACAGAACTCTCCTTGAAAGCAACAATAAAGGAAAGAAGAAGGGGAAGAAAGAAAGTGCTCCAGCTAATTCGCTAACTCTTAGCTCTAAGGAGGGGAAGCTGGGAATAGCGGAGGTTAAGCTAGAGAAACTCAGGATACTCCCAATAGTTGACCCAACAGGCAACAATAAAGAAGTTAAGCTCTATGAGATTCAGTTTGACCTCAGTGAAGAAGCAAGAAAAGAGAGGATTCTCAAGCTTGTCAGAGCCGTTCTAAACCTCAAGAGGAATATTAAGGGGCGTCTGGAGGATCTTTCTCCAAAGCTTCTCATCCTTGGAATCTACAAGAACGAGCTCTATGACACATTTAAAGATAGAATTCAGCTCCTCGGGGAATTCGAGGAGGAAGAATATATTGAAGTTGAGGAGAAGGATGGAAAGACAACCAAGAGAGTCAAGAGAATTACAGCGGGCGAGAACGGCACGGAAGAATACATTGAGGAAATTGTTGAATCCAATTCGGAAGTCTCAAACGAGAAAAGTGTCCGCGTCAGAAGGAAGAGAAGCGTTTCAAGAAAAAGGACTGCAGTTTTCGAAATCAACGGGACGAACGGAAACATCAAGAAAGTGGAATCCAAGGAAGACATCGCGTGTTATATCGAAAAATTGCTGTTCACTGCAAGCAAAGATTGTGAGAAAGATAATGAAAACAGGGGGGATAACGATAGTACCATACCCAAGATTCTAATCTTCAGAGACCCCAGCATAGAAGTAAGACTCAAGTGA
- a CDS encoding CRISPR-associated helicase/endonuclease Cas3: MPQMTLDRYQLKRTEEKSAPETVDNKLVETLRKILAKGKSNDILHNEGFPPHTLVGHVILALTRCVELERFISSLGSIKYPSLANPTTRYAFFKNLAKAIIIHDLGKISLDFQKKLYAQEKIPSEPWELLRESRDVKTYGAHELFSLLWSFALLGDNKEDAMIRTTVLLHHYNEFFSQEEPKITKLIEGDNSSELRYLEFLTSNSNQLEPLLIAYLDVIKCELGKVDFIAEAVDELKSSLDFSRLEKLKERMKIFGNDPSKEFPIYNPRDQEEQKTYVDFLVFLGMLRRCDYSSSGNFPIEKMVNLEEVFNDLDIKIVETIEEKLKQVGTTFKGLWQKDLLKKHDSDYLAVIAPTGSGKTELAVLWAKNKGKLIYTLPLRVALNDLYRRLSKEYFDDEHVGLLHSTAFMEYVENALLSTGVDVDEKVNSASLLAMPVMLSTPDQVFLTGLKYYGSDKVVSVYPESAIVVDEVQAYTPEMVAVFLKTLKLIKDAGGKILIITATLPPNIKWCISGFSKDEANKLGVNLEELPNPLFNFKVVDVAEEFKGREQDVKNLAIKRHRIETIDEAMFTYVKGETGKLVLQLTEKALEEIVKRLEEFESKDLKTVMIVVNNVRKAIVLYKLLNQTSEKWEMHLLHSRLPEKRKQETISRIQDVLRKYRKLGVIEKPLLLITTQVVEASVDVDFDAMITEISPIDSQVQRWGRIYRNREQDYPSLIPNVVVFLGVDNGTNNVYGGKLGKDVLERTAEVLRNELNGKLVGYPEERRAIEEVYEGEILKEYIKLIYEIYDKLDYFTLEKKSEAQRVFRQLGGMYFVVPALMREEFGGNEIVKGFRKLLNGDKNFKLSWEEIVREVYQVRGELSRKELNNKKWELKKILQEYSVNVPIWFVLEDSNLQSALHRTFKGYPIVTWDEKKAMDLWEYGVDEVVKRDLDEVDIW; the protein is encoded by the coding sequence ATGCCTCAGATGACGCTTGACAGGTATCAATTAAAACGCACTGAAGAGAAGTCTGCCCCAGAAACCGTTGATAATAAGCTCGTGGAAACTTTAAGAAAAATCCTCGCAAAGGGCAAGTCCAATGACATCCTCCATAATGAGGGATTTCCCCCCCATACGCTAGTTGGTCACGTTATACTAGCTCTAACTCGGTGTGTTGAGCTTGAGAGGTTCATTTCAAGCCTTGGAAGCATCAAATACCCTTCCCTTGCGAATCCAACAACCAGATACGCCTTCTTCAAAAACCTCGCGAAGGCCATAATAATTCATGATCTCGGAAAAATAAGTCTTGACTTCCAGAAGAAGCTCTACGCTCAAGAAAAAATCCCCAGTGAACCTTGGGAACTCCTCAGGGAAAGCAGAGATGTTAAGACCTACGGGGCGCACGAGCTGTTTTCTCTTCTCTGGAGCTTCGCCCTTCTGGGAGACAACAAAGAAGATGCAATGATTAGAACCACCGTGCTCCTCCACCACTACAATGAGTTCTTTTCTCAGGAAGAGCCGAAGATAACCAAGTTAATAGAGGGCGATAACTCTAGCGAGCTGAGATACCTTGAATTTCTAACATCCAACAGCAACCAACTTGAACCCCTTCTCATAGCTTATCTTGACGTGATAAAATGTGAACTTGGCAAGGTTGATTTTATAGCGGAAGCCGTTGATGAGCTCAAGAGTAGCCTGGACTTCTCAAGGCTTGAGAAACTTAAAGAACGTATGAAAATCTTTGGAAACGATCCCTCCAAGGAGTTTCCCATCTACAATCCGAGAGATCAAGAAGAGCAGAAAACATATGTGGACTTTCTTGTTTTCCTTGGAATGCTCAGGAGATGTGATTATTCTTCCAGTGGAAACTTTCCCATTGAGAAGATGGTGAATTTGGAAGAGGTTTTCAATGATCTCGATATAAAAATAGTGGAAACGATAGAGGAGAAACTAAAACAAGTTGGAACTACATTCAAAGGGCTATGGCAAAAGGACCTTCTGAAGAAACATGACTCGGATTACCTTGCAGTTATAGCACCAACAGGCTCGGGTAAAACAGAGCTGGCAGTTTTGTGGGCTAAAAATAAAGGTAAACTTATCTACACACTGCCATTGAGAGTTGCACTAAACGACCTTTATAGGCGCCTTTCCAAGGAATACTTCGATGACGAACACGTTGGTTTACTACACTCCACTGCCTTCATGGAGTACGTTGAGAACGCTCTATTGAGTACTGGAGTTGATGTAGATGAGAAAGTCAACTCCGCCAGTCTACTGGCAATGCCGGTGATGCTCTCAACCCCTGACCAGGTCTTCTTAACTGGCTTGAAATACTATGGTTCCGACAAAGTTGTCTCGGTTTACCCTGAGTCAGCAATAGTAGTCGATGAAGTTCAGGCATACACTCCTGAGATGGTGGCAGTCTTCCTAAAAACGCTTAAACTGATAAAAGACGCTGGAGGAAAGATTCTTATTATCACTGCCACTCTACCACCCAACATAAAGTGGTGCATTAGTGGTTTTAGCAAAGATGAGGCCAATAAACTTGGAGTCAATTTGGAAGAACTTCCGAACCCCCTATTTAACTTTAAGGTAGTGGACGTTGCAGAGGAGTTCAAAGGGAGAGAACAGGACGTAAAGAACTTAGCCATTAAGCGTCACAGAATAGAAACCATAGACGAGGCAATGTTCACATACGTTAAAGGAGAGACTGGAAAGTTAGTTCTTCAGCTGACAGAGAAGGCCTTAGAAGAGATAGTCAAGCGCTTGGAGGAATTTGAGAGCAAAGATCTCAAAACAGTTATGATCGTTGTGAATAACGTCAGAAAGGCAATTGTCCTCTATAAATTACTAAACCAGACTTCTGAAAAATGGGAAATGCACCTTCTCCACTCAAGGTTACCAGAAAAGAGAAAACAGGAGACCATAAGCAGGATACAGGACGTTCTCAGAAAATACAGGAAGCTTGGGGTTATAGAGAAGCCCCTTCTTCTGATAACCACCCAGGTTGTTGAAGCCTCTGTTGATGTTGACTTTGACGCGATGATAACCGAGATCTCACCAATTGACAGCCAAGTTCAGAGATGGGGGAGGATTTACAGAAATAGGGAACAAGACTATCCCTCTCTAATCCCAAACGTTGTCGTGTTCCTTGGCGTTGATAATGGTACCAACAATGTATATGGAGGTAAACTTGGAAAGGATGTTCTTGAAAGGACAGCTGAAGTGCTTAGAAATGAACTCAATGGAAAACTTGTGGGGTATCCAGAGGAAAGAAGAGCGATTGAAGAGGTTTATGAGGGAGAAATACTAAAGGAGTACATAAAGCTGATCTATGAGATTTATGATAAGCTCGACTATTTCACACTCGAAAAGAAGAGCGAAGCGCAGAGAGTTTTCCGCCAGCTCGGTGGGATGTACTTTGTTGTGCCAGCACTCATGAGGGAGGAATTTGGCGGTAATGAAATTGTAAAGGGATTCAGAAAACTTCTAAATGGAGACAAAAACTTCAAGCTTTCCTGGGAAGAAATTGTTCGGGAAGTCTATCAGGTTAGGGGGGAACTGAGCAGAAAGGAGCTTAACAACAAGAAATGGGAGCTCAAGAAAATCCTGCAGGAATATTCAGTTAACGTCCCCATCTGGTTTGTCTTGGAAGATTCAAACCTTCAAAGCGCACTTCACCGGACATTTAAGGGATATCCAATTGTGACATGGGATGAAAAGAAAGCTATGGATCTCTGGGAATACGGTGTTGATGAAGTAGTTAAAAGGGACTTAGATGAGGTGGATATTTGGTGA